One window from the genome of Poecilia reticulata strain Guanapo linkage group LG9, Guppy_female_1.0+MT, whole genome shotgun sequence encodes:
- the nr2f1a gene encoding nuclear receptor subfamily 2 group F member 1-A isoform X1 — MAMVVSVWRDPQEDVAGGPPSGPNPAAQPAREQQQAASAAPHTPQTPSQPGPPSTPGTAGDKGSQNSGQSQQHIECVVCGDKSSGKHYGQFTCEGCKSFFKRSVRRNLTYSCRANRNCPIDQHHRNQCQYCRLKKCLKVGMRREAVQRGRMPPTQPNPGQYALTNGDPLNGHCYLSGYISLLLRAEPYPTSRYGSQCMQPNNIMGIENICELAARLLFSAVEWARNIPFFPDLQITDQVSLLRLTWSELFVLNAAQCSMPLHVAPLLAAAGLHASPMSADRVVAFMDHIRIFQEQVEKLKTLHVDSAEYSCLKAIVLFTSDACGLSDAAHIESLQEKSQCALEEYVRSQYPNQPSRFGKLLLRLPSLRTVSSSVIEQLFFVRLVGKTPIETLIRDMLLSGSSFNWPYMSIQ, encoded by the exons ATGGCAATGGTAGTTAGCGTCTGGCGAGATCCGCAGGAAGACGTGGCCGGAGGACCTCCGAGCGGCCCCAACCCAGCAGCGCAGCCGGCgagggagcagcagcaggcggcGTCGGCGGCGCCGCACACTCCGCAGACCCCCAGTCAACCGGGACCCCCGTCCACGCCGGGGACCGCTGGGGACAAGGGGAGCCAGAATTCCGGACAGAGCCAGCAGCATATTGAATGTGTGGTTTGCGGGGACAAATCGAGCGGCAAACACTATGGCCAGTTCACCTGCGAGGGATGCAAAAGTTTCTTCAAGAGGAGTGTACGCAGGAACTTAACGTACTCATGTCGTGCCAATAGGAACTGTCCCATTGACCAGCACCATCGAAACCAGTGCCAATACTGCCGGCTGAAGAAGTGCTTAAAAGTGGGGATGCGGCGGGAAG cGGTTCAGCGAGGAAGAATGCCTCCAACCCAACCCAACCCAGGCCAGTACGCGCTGACGAACGGGGACCCCCTGAACGGCCACTGCTATCTGTCCGGATACATCTCGTTACTGCTGCGGGCTGAGCCTTACCCAACCTCCCGGTACGGGAGCCAGTGCATGCAGCCCAACAACATCATGGGCATCGAGAACATCTGCGAGCTGGCGGCTCGCTTACTTTTCAGCGCCGTGGAGTGGGCGAGGAACATCCCCTTCTTCCCTGACCTGCAGATCACCGACCAGGTGTCCCTTCTCCGGCTGACGTGGAGCGAGTTGTTTGTGCTTAACGCGGCTCAGTGCTCCATGCCTCTTCATGTGGCCCCTCTGCTCGCCGCGGCAGGCCTGCACGCCTCGCCGATGTCTGCGGACCGCGTCGTGGCTTTCATGGATCACATCCGGATCTTCCAGGAGCAAGTGGAGAAGCTCAAGACCCTGCACGTAGACTCGGCGGAGTACAGCTGCCTCAAAGCCATCGTGCTTTTCACATCAG ACGCTTGCGGCCTGTCAGACGCCGCTCACATCGAGAGCCTACAAGAGAAGTCGCAGTGCGCCCTGGAGGAGTACGTCAGGAGCCAGTACCCCAACCAACCCAGCCGCTTTGGCAAGCTCCTGCTGCGACTGCCCTCTCTCCGCACCGTCTCCTCCTCGGTAATCGAGCAGCTGTTCTTCGTCCGCTTGGTAGGTAAAACTCCTATTGAAACCCTCATCAGGGATATGCTATTATCCGGGAGCAGCTTCAACTGGCCTTACATGTCCATCCAATGA
- the nr2f1a gene encoding nuclear receptor subfamily 2 group F member 1-A isoform X2, with amino-acid sequence MAMVVSVWRDPQEDVAGGPPSGPNPAAQPAREQQQAASAAPHTPQTPSQPGPPSTPGTAGDKGSQNSGQSQQHIECVVCGDKSSGKHYGQFTCEGCKSFFKRSVRRNLTYSCRANRNCPIDQHHRNQCQYCRLKKCLKVGMRREVQRGRMPPTQPNPGQYALTNGDPLNGHCYLSGYISLLLRAEPYPTSRYGSQCMQPNNIMGIENICELAARLLFSAVEWARNIPFFPDLQITDQVSLLRLTWSELFVLNAAQCSMPLHVAPLLAAAGLHASPMSADRVVAFMDHIRIFQEQVEKLKTLHVDSAEYSCLKAIVLFTSDACGLSDAAHIESLQEKSQCALEEYVRSQYPNQPSRFGKLLLRLPSLRTVSSSVIEQLFFVRLVGKTPIETLIRDMLLSGSSFNWPYMSIQ; translated from the exons ATGGCAATGGTAGTTAGCGTCTGGCGAGATCCGCAGGAAGACGTGGCCGGAGGACCTCCGAGCGGCCCCAACCCAGCAGCGCAGCCGGCgagggagcagcagcaggcggcGTCGGCGGCGCCGCACACTCCGCAGACCCCCAGTCAACCGGGACCCCCGTCCACGCCGGGGACCGCTGGGGACAAGGGGAGCCAGAATTCCGGACAGAGCCAGCAGCATATTGAATGTGTGGTTTGCGGGGACAAATCGAGCGGCAAACACTATGGCCAGTTCACCTGCGAGGGATGCAAAAGTTTCTTCAAGAGGAGTGTACGCAGGAACTTAACGTACTCATGTCGTGCCAATAGGAACTGTCCCATTGACCAGCACCATCGAAACCAGTGCCAATACTGCCGGCTGAAGAAGTGCTTAAAAGTGGGGATGCGGCGGGAAG TTCAGCGAGGAAGAATGCCTCCAACCCAACCCAACCCAGGCCAGTACGCGCTGACGAACGGGGACCCCCTGAACGGCCACTGCTATCTGTCCGGATACATCTCGTTACTGCTGCGGGCTGAGCCTTACCCAACCTCCCGGTACGGGAGCCAGTGCATGCAGCCCAACAACATCATGGGCATCGAGAACATCTGCGAGCTGGCGGCTCGCTTACTTTTCAGCGCCGTGGAGTGGGCGAGGAACATCCCCTTCTTCCCTGACCTGCAGATCACCGACCAGGTGTCCCTTCTCCGGCTGACGTGGAGCGAGTTGTTTGTGCTTAACGCGGCTCAGTGCTCCATGCCTCTTCATGTGGCCCCTCTGCTCGCCGCGGCAGGCCTGCACGCCTCGCCGATGTCTGCGGACCGCGTCGTGGCTTTCATGGATCACATCCGGATCTTCCAGGAGCAAGTGGAGAAGCTCAAGACCCTGCACGTAGACTCGGCGGAGTACAGCTGCCTCAAAGCCATCGTGCTTTTCACATCAG ACGCTTGCGGCCTGTCAGACGCCGCTCACATCGAGAGCCTACAAGAGAAGTCGCAGTGCGCCCTGGAGGAGTACGTCAGGAGCCAGTACCCCAACCAACCCAGCCGCTTTGGCAAGCTCCTGCTGCGACTGCCCTCTCTCCGCACCGTCTCCTCCTCGGTAATCGAGCAGCTGTTCTTCGTCCGCTTGGTAGGTAAAACTCCTATTGAAACCCTCATCAGGGATATGCTATTATCCGGGAGCAGCTTCAACTGGCCTTACATGTCCATCCAATGA